A single Bacillus sp. OxB-1 DNA region contains:
- a CDS encoding acetoin utilization AcuB family protein — translation MLIEEIMKTDLITLGPDDTVKDALQIMRDERIRHIPIVSTDGTVVGIISDRDLKTNTPTLVNEQDKRHYDLPLSQIMTKDPIIGHPMDFVEEVAVLFYENQIGSLPIVSNNQLVGIITETDLLYKYIELTGAHQPGSQIEIRVPNVPGNLYEVSKVFHELKTNVLSVLVYPDKEIETNKILVVRIKTMNPLPIIEGLNKSGFEVLWPNVPGIDI, via the coding sequence ATGCTGATCGAGGAAATCATGAAAACGGATCTCATCACGCTTGGACCGGATGACACTGTCAAAGATGCCCTTCAAATCATGCGCGATGAACGGATCCGCCATATTCCGATCGTTTCGACAGACGGGACCGTGGTCGGAATTATATCGGATCGAGATTTGAAAACCAACACGCCGACATTGGTGAACGAACAAGACAAACGGCATTATGATCTGCCTTTGAGTCAAATCATGACAAAGGATCCGATCATCGGCCATCCGATGGATTTTGTCGAAGAGGTGGCGGTGCTCTTCTATGAAAATCAGATCGGTTCATTGCCGATTGTGTCGAATAACCAGCTAGTCGGCATCATCACGGAAACAGACCTATTATATAAATATATCGAATTGACTGGAGCCCACCAGCCGGGTTCCCAAATCGAAATCCGGGTTCCGAACGTTCCAGGCAACCTGTATGAAGTGTCCAAAGTATTCCATGAACTCAAGACGAATGTCCTCAGTGTACTTGTCTATCCTGATAAAGAAATTGAGACGAATAAGATCCTCGTTGTCCGGATCAAAACGATGAATCCTCTTCCCATCATTGAAGGTTTGAATAAAAGCGGCTTTGAAGTGCTTTGGCCCAACGTCCCGGGAATTGACATATGA
- a CDS encoding bifunctional 3-deoxy-7-phosphoheptulonate synthase/chorismate mutase produces the protein MRQNELDQLRDSVNDLNIKILDLINERTAVVQEIGKVKEKQGVNRYDPIREREMLNFLKAYNNGPLPNGVLEQIFKGIFMSALEIQEDEQRKALLVSRKRKPEDTIVNINGHQIGDGKPSFIFGPCAVESYEQVLAVAQSIKAKGLTMIRGGAYKPRTSPYDFQGLGLEGLKILKRVANETGLSVVTEIITPTHLEEALDYIDVIQIGARNMQNFELLKEAGMVNKPVLLKRGLAATIDEFINAAEYIISKGNSEIMLCERGIRTYERATRNTLDISAVPILKQETHLPVFVDVTHSTGRKDLLLPTAKAAIAVGADGVMAEVHPDPAVALSDSAQQMDIAQFNEFYDSILQFMKSYQTV, from the coding sequence ATGAGACAGAATGAGCTAGATCAATTGCGCGATAGCGTAAATGACTTGAACATCAAGATATTGGACTTGATCAATGAACGGACTGCTGTTGTTCAGGAAATCGGGAAAGTGAAAGAAAAGCAAGGTGTTAACAGATATGATCCGATCCGTGAGAGAGAAATGCTGAACTTCCTTAAAGCCTACAATAATGGTCCATTGCCGAACGGCGTATTGGAACAGATTTTCAAAGGGATCTTCATGTCTGCCCTTGAAATACAGGAAGACGAGCAACGGAAAGCGCTCCTAGTCTCCCGCAAAAGAAAACCGGAAGATACGATTGTTAATATCAACGGCCACCAAATCGGGGACGGCAAGCCATCCTTCATTTTCGGGCCATGTGCCGTTGAGTCGTACGAACAAGTATTGGCGGTCGCGCAATCCATCAAGGCAAAAGGGCTGACGATGATCAGAGGTGGCGCATACAAGCCGCGTACGTCTCCATATGATTTCCAAGGACTCGGTCTGGAAGGTCTTAAGATTTTAAAACGTGTGGCGAATGAAACAGGTCTATCCGTCGTGACGGAAATCATCACACCGACACACTTGGAAGAGGCGCTTGATTATATCGATGTCATCCAAATCGGTGCACGGAATATGCAGAACTTTGAATTGTTGAAAGAAGCGGGCATGGTGAATAAACCGGTCCTTCTGAAACGCGGTCTTGCAGCAACAATTGATGAATTCATCAATGCCGCGGAATATATCATTTCCAAAGGGAATAGCGAAATCATGCTATGTGAGCGTGGAATCCGGACATACGAACGGGCTACACGGAACACATTGGATATCTCGGCTGTACCGATCTTGAAACAAGAAACGCATCTACCGGTATTCGTTGACGTGACGCACTCAACAGGCAGAAAAGATCTTCTCCTTCCAACGGCGAAGGCTGCCATCGCAGTAGGCGCAGACGGAGTGATGGCAGAGGTGCATCCAGATCCGGCTGTTGCGTTGTCCGATTCAGCTCAACAAATGGATATCGCGCAATTCAACGAGTTTTACGATTCCATCCTGCAATTCATGAAATCGTACCAAACTGTTTGA
- a CDS encoding acetoin utilization protein AcuC: MRKDAVFIFSEDQLGYSFSDTHPFNQKRIVMTLDLLKKVDAIQDSDIIKPRMASDEELLLVHDEKFINVVKKAGKGELQEDVASIYGIGTEDTPIFPNMHEASAMLVGGTLSAVEQVMEGHSRYAVNLGGGLHHGFQGRASGFCVYNDSSVAIKYMQEKYGARVLYVDTDAHHGDGVQWTFYDDPTVCTLSIHETGRYLFPGTGNITERGNGAGYGTSFNFPIDAFTEDESFLDIYRTAMEEVVDFFKPDVILTQNGADAHYFDPLTHLYGTMEIYRQIPRIAREMAETYCNGRWIAVGGGGYDIYRVVPRAWSHIWLAMKQLPAPTGPLPEEWLSTWQSHSPVPLIPTWEDPDPLYEPIPRKDEITEKNGQMMDRALHFIRNEKQKK; the protein is encoded by the coding sequence ATGAGAAAAGATGCGGTTTTCATTTTTTCGGAAGATCAACTGGGATACTCATTTTCAGATACACATCCATTTAACCAAAAGCGGATTGTCATGACGCTCGATTTATTGAAAAAAGTGGATGCAATTCAGGATAGCGATATTATAAAGCCCCGTATGGCATCGGATGAAGAACTGCTCCTCGTCCATGACGAGAAATTCATCAACGTCGTAAAAAAGGCTGGGAAAGGCGAATTGCAGGAGGACGTCGCAAGCATTTACGGAATCGGGACGGAGGACACCCCGATTTTTCCAAATATGCATGAAGCAAGCGCAATGCTGGTCGGCGGCACATTGTCTGCAGTGGAACAAGTGATGGAAGGGCATTCGAGATACGCGGTAAATCTGGGCGGCGGCCTGCACCATGGATTCCAAGGCCGGGCATCCGGCTTCTGCGTCTATAATGACAGTTCCGTTGCCATTAAATACATGCAGGAGAAATATGGGGCGCGTGTACTTTATGTAGATACGGACGCGCATCATGGAGATGGCGTGCAATGGACCTTTTACGATGATCCGACGGTTTGCACCTTATCGATCCATGAAACAGGGCGTTATCTATTCCCGGGGACAGGCAATATTACGGAACGGGGAAATGGCGCCGGATACGGGACCTCCTTCAATTTCCCGATCGATGCCTTTACCGAGGATGAATCCTTCCTCGACATCTATAGGACGGCGATGGAGGAAGTGGTCGACTTTTTCAAACCGGATGTCATTTTGACTCAAAATGGTGCAGATGCCCATTACTTCGACCCCCTCACCCATTTGTACGGAACGATGGAAATCTACAGGCAGATTCCAAGAATCGCCCGTGAAATGGCTGAAACTTATTGCAATGGACGGTGGATTGCGGTCGGAGGCGGCGGATACGATATCTATCGGGTTGTTCCGCGAGCCTGGTCCCATATCTGGCTGGCGATGAAACAGCTTCCTGCCCCAACCGGACCGCTTCCGGAAGAATGGCTCTCCACATGGCAAAGCCATTCCCCGGTTCCGCTCATCCCGACGTGGGAAGACCCTGATCCACTTTATGAGCCGATTCCACGCAAGGACGAAATCACTGAAAAGAACGGTCAAATGATGGATCGTGCTTTACATTTCATTCGGAATGAAAAGCAGAAGAAATGA
- a CDS encoding GNAT family N-acetyltransferase has protein sequence MEHIKTYNAMEVKHKNGNLLIEGPISPEELASLDFHEDLVAFRPPAQQHKALVEIAGLPEGRIIIAREGDQIVGYVTYLYPDPLERWSQGNMENLIELGAIEVIPKYRSGGIGKAMLQVSMMDDAMEDYIILTTEYYWHWDLKGTKLNVWEYRKVMEKMMKAGGMEYYATDDPEISSHPANCLMARIGKRVDQESIQQFDSLRFINRFMY, from the coding sequence TTGGAGCACATAAAAACATATAATGCAATGGAAGTGAAACACAAAAACGGCAACCTGCTCATAGAAGGCCCCATCTCTCCCGAAGAGCTGGCAAGTTTGGACTTTCATGAAGACTTGGTCGCTTTCAGACCGCCCGCCCAGCAACATAAAGCGCTAGTTGAAATCGCGGGATTACCGGAAGGACGGATCATCATTGCACGGGAAGGCGATCAGATTGTCGGTTATGTCACCTATCTCTATCCCGATCCACTGGAGAGATGGTCACAGGGGAATATGGAGAACCTGATTGAATTGGGAGCCATCGAAGTGATTCCGAAATATCGGAGCGGCGGCATCGGAAAAGCGATGTTGCAAGTGTCTATGATGGATGATGCAATGGAAGATTATATCATACTCACAACAGAATATTATTGGCATTGGGATTTGAAAGGGACAAAACTGAATGTATGGGAATATCGAAAAGTCATGGAAAAAATGATGAAAGCGGGGGGGATGGAATATTACGCGACGGATGATCCCGAAATCAGCTCCCACCCCGCCAATTGCCTGATGGCCCGGATCGGCAAACGAGTGGACCAGGAATCCATCCAACAGTTCGACAGCTTGCGATTCATTAATCGATTCATGTATTAA
- the acsA gene encoding acetate--CoA ligase has product MVLKALPRVEGNYQLADYDQTVKNFKWSDVDKEFSWYNTGLVNIAHEAVDRHADSYRKNKVALYYKDDNRKEAYTYDQMKRMTNKAANVLRNFSSLEKGDRVFIFMPRSPELYFSLIGALKIGAIVGPLFEAFMEGAVYDRLADSEATAIVTTPELLSRVPLDKLPHLQSVFLVGEGVEEEGPFIDFNKRMKEASTDFQVEWMMREDPTLLHYTSGSTGAPKGVLHVQEAMVQQLQTTRWVLDLKDEDIFWCTADPGWVTGTAYGIFGPMLVGATILVQGGRFSTDSWYEAIEEYGVTVWYSAPTAFRMLMGAGEGPLSKYDLSSLRHILSVGEPLNPEVIRWGLEVFNKRIHDTWWMTETGAQTICNFGCLPIKPGSMGKPVPGIEAAIVDNQGNVLPPNRMGNLAIKKGWPAMMRQIWNNPEKYESYFLNGEWYVSGDSAYMDEDGYFFFQGRVDDVIMTSGERVGPFEVESKLLEHPAIVEAGVIGKPDPVRGEIIKAFVALQEGYEPSEELEEDIKQFVKKGLAAHAAPREIEFKDKLPKTRSGKIMRRVLKAWELNLPTGDLSTMED; this is encoded by the coding sequence ATGGTGTTGAAAGCGCTCCCAAGAGTTGAAGGCAATTATCAACTAGCAGATTATGATCAGACAGTGAAGAATTTCAAATGGTCCGATGTCGATAAAGAGTTTAGCTGGTATAATACTGGACTCGTGAACATTGCACATGAAGCTGTCGATCGTCATGCGGATTCTTATCGGAAAAACAAGGTTGCACTCTATTATAAAGACGACAATCGGAAAGAAGCCTATACGTATGATCAGATGAAGCGAATGACGAACAAAGCTGCGAATGTTCTCCGCAACTTCTCTTCGTTGGAAAAAGGGGATCGGGTTTTCATCTTCATGCCACGCTCACCTGAACTTTACTTTTCATTGATCGGCGCTTTGAAAATCGGTGCGATTGTCGGGCCGCTTTTCGAAGCGTTCATGGAAGGGGCGGTTTACGATCGGCTGGCGGACAGTGAAGCGACAGCGATCGTGACAACACCCGAACTGCTAAGTCGCGTGCCTCTTGATAAATTGCCACATTTACAATCCGTTTTCCTCGTTGGGGAAGGGGTTGAAGAGGAAGGCCCGTTTATTGATTTCAATAAAAGAATGAAAGAGGCATCGACCGATTTCCAAGTGGAATGGATGATGAGGGAAGATCCTACATTGCTCCATTATACATCGGGTTCCACGGGCGCTCCGAAAGGCGTCCTGCATGTCCAGGAAGCGATGGTGCAGCAATTGCAGACGACTCGCTGGGTGCTCGATCTGAAAGACGAGGATATCTTTTGGTGTACGGCTGATCCAGGCTGGGTGACAGGGACAGCATACGGCATATTCGGACCGATGCTTGTCGGGGCCACCATTTTGGTGCAAGGCGGGCGCTTCTCAACCGATAGCTGGTACGAAGCGATTGAGGAATATGGCGTGACCGTATGGTATAGTGCACCAACAGCGTTCCGCATGCTCATGGGGGCAGGGGAAGGACCCTTGAGCAAATACGACTTGTCATCTCTCCGTCATATTCTGTCAGTCGGTGAACCGTTGAATCCGGAAGTCATCCGTTGGGGATTGGAAGTGTTCAATAAACGGATCCATGATACGTGGTGGATGACCGAAACAGGGGCACAGACGATCTGCAACTTCGGATGCTTGCCGATTAAACCGGGATCGATGGGGAAACCGGTGCCGGGCATCGAAGCGGCAATCGTGGACAACCAAGGGAACGTATTGCCTCCGAACCGGATGGGGAACCTGGCCATTAAAAAAGGGTGGCCGGCCATGATGCGCCAAATCTGGAACAATCCGGAGAAATATGAATCCTACTTCCTGAACGGGGAATGGTATGTTTCCGGCGACTCGGCCTATATGGATGAAGATGGTTATTTCTTCTTCCAAGGACGCGTGGATGACGTCATCATGACGAGCGGGGAGCGGGTTGGCCCATTCGAAGTGGAGAGCAAACTGCTGGAACACCCGGCAATTGTCGAGGCGGGCGTTATCGGTAAACCGGATCCGGTCCGAGGAGAAATCATTAAAGCTTTCGTCGCTCTCCAGGAAGGGTACGAGCCTTCCGAAGAGTTGGAAGAGGATATTAAGCAATTCGTGAAGAAGGGGCTGGCCGCTCACGCCGCTCCACGGGAAATTGAATTCAAGGATAAATTGCCGAAAACACGGAGCGGTAAAATCATGCGCCGTGTGCTGAAGGCCTGGGAATTGAACTTGCCGACAGGCGATCTTTCCACAATGGAAGATTGA
- a CDS encoding YtxH domain-containing protein, which yields MSEQTTKPNYNDSQYNPGQYKNTFGDAPSYLPTNYQYDRSRTDSFYDQNDGSGAGSFLFGALVGGVIGAAAALFLAPKTGTEMREDFSTQAGQLKDKSIELSSVAKQKATELTSAAKEKTGGLTKTIQEQSGQLVDKVKTMTSKTAAPMDDGTASSEGEEAIEYVQATIEKGKDTLTATGEALKDAVTKKNEETDQQSTGNSDVAYDNSENIGEEKITNQNHISVEEPK from the coding sequence ATGTCTGAACAAACGACAAAACCGAACTACAATGACTCACAGTACAATCCGGGACAGTATAAAAACACTTTTGGTGATGCACCATCCTATTTACCGACCAATTATCAATACGATCGCAGCCGTACCGACTCGTTCTACGATCAAAACGACGGTTCCGGTGCAGGAAGCTTCCTGTTCGGCGCTTTGGTCGGCGGTGTAATCGGAGCGGCCGCTGCGTTGTTCTTAGCGCCGAAGACGGGCACTGAAATGCGCGAAGACTTCTCCACGCAGGCGGGACAATTGAAAGATAAAAGTATCGAATTGAGTTCCGTAGCGAAACAAAAAGCGACCGAATTGACATCGGCAGCAAAAGAGAAGACGGGTGGATTGACGAAAACAATCCAGGAGCAATCCGGCCAATTGGTTGACAAAGTGAAAACGATGACATCCAAAACCGCTGCCCCGATGGATGACGGAACAGCATCCTCCGAAGGGGAGGAAGCGATCGAATATGTCCAGGCGACGATTGAAAAAGGGAAGGATACATTGACTGCAACAGGTGAAGCATTAAAAGATGCTGTCACGAAGAAAAATGAGGAAACCGATCAACAATCTACCGGAAACAGTGATGTCGCTTATGATAATAGCGAAAACATCGGTGAAGAAAAGATCACCAACCAAAACCATATCTCGGTAGAAGAACCGAAATAA
- the pilM gene encoding cell division protein FtsA encodes MKEREWKVLTNTLFALDIGTRSVVGIILKENGGQFHVADLVTIEHKERSMIDGQIHNILSVADVIKDIKKTLVDRHGPLKRVSVAAAGRALKTAEGSMVIDISGKRLIATEDVNRLELAAVQNAQQKLLSSDAVRQEDDYYYCVGYSVLHYKLEGEEIGSLIDQAGRSAAVDVIATFLPRVVVESLLSALNRADLEMEALTLEPIAAINVLIPPSMRRLNVALVDIGAGTSDIAITDDNTVIAYGMVPLAGDEITEELSSHYLLDFPVAENIKRQISNMDEVTITDILGFEQQIPSTEVAEAIGPAVSRLAQAIAGEMIRLNNGKSPKAVMVVGGGSLTPGLTEQLSSALDLPLNRVAIRGSDALSGVTMEAELAPSPELVTPIGIAIAAKRAPIHYMSIAVNGKAIRLFELKEMTVADALLAANIKASQLYGMPGLGMSISVNGKSILLPGEHGRPSTILVNGKEADTKDLISNGDTIEITLGQNGKDAYATVRDLLDDMVSIHATIDGEPVTLAPEVSLNGASVSLDTAVQDRDEIVIFHPRTVADALATLGKKDLIQPVFTLQVDGKTVTLKGQATEYYLGAAPISLSYIIRDGDEITIRPAASPTVENIAAELGKKLEETATVTFNGAALDLKKPLHAVILNGQPAGGKTAVKPGDRLEMNPLGQSGFTFSDIFAFTDYTLPGSSASQYKLLRNGTPIGFHYPIFGGDSLEIIFY; translated from the coding sequence ATGAAGGAAAGGGAGTGGAAAGTCCTGACGAACACATTATTCGCCCTCGATATTGGAACCCGTTCCGTCGTCGGCATCATCTTGAAGGAAAACGGCGGCCAGTTCCATGTAGCCGACCTTGTCACGATCGAACATAAGGAACGGTCGATGATCGATGGACAAATACATAATATTTTAAGTGTTGCCGATGTCATCAAGGACATCAAAAAGACGCTTGTGGACCGCCATGGCCCTTTGAAACGGGTCAGTGTCGCAGCGGCAGGCAGAGCGTTGAAGACTGCCGAGGGCTCCATGGTCATCGACATTTCCGGGAAACGCCTCATCGCCACCGAAGATGTGAACCGCCTGGAATTGGCAGCTGTCCAAAATGCCCAGCAGAAACTGCTTTCCTCCGATGCAGTCCGGCAAGAGGATGATTACTATTATTGTGTTGGTTATTCGGTGCTCCATTACAAGTTGGAAGGGGAGGAGATCGGCAGCCTGATCGATCAGGCTGGGCGTTCGGCAGCCGTCGACGTCATCGCCACCTTCCTGCCCCGCGTCGTCGTGGAATCCTTGCTGTCCGCCTTGAATCGTGCCGATTTGGAAATGGAGGCATTGACATTGGAACCGATTGCGGCGATCAATGTTCTCATCCCCCCTTCCATGAGGCGCTTAAATGTCGCCTTGGTGGATATCGGGGCTGGAACATCGGATATTGCCATTACAGATGATAATACGGTCATCGCCTATGGAATGGTGCCGCTTGCGGGCGATGAAATAACCGAGGAGCTGAGCAGCCATTATTTGCTGGATTTTCCGGTTGCGGAGAATATAAAAAGACAAATTTCGAATATGGATGAAGTGACCATCACCGATATATTAGGGTTCGAACAGCAGATCCCTTCGACCGAAGTGGCTGAAGCGATCGGACCAGCCGTCAGCCGGCTCGCGCAAGCGATTGCCGGGGAGATGATCCGCCTCAACAACGGCAAGTCGCCAAAAGCGGTCATGGTCGTTGGTGGAGGAAGTTTGACACCCGGCCTGACAGAACAGTTAAGCTCTGCATTGGATCTTCCCTTGAACCGGGTCGCCATACGCGGTTCGGACGCGCTGTCAGGCGTGACAATGGAAGCGGAGCTTGCCCCATCTCCGGAACTCGTCACACCGATCGGCATTGCGATAGCCGCCAAGCGGGCTCCGATCCATTACATGTCAATTGCAGTGAACGGAAAAGCGATTCGCCTGTTTGAATTAAAGGAGATGACAGTCGCCGATGCACTCTTGGCGGCCAATATAAAAGCAAGTCAATTGTACGGAATGCCCGGACTTGGCATGTCCATCTCGGTCAACGGGAAAAGCATCTTGCTTCCCGGGGAGCATGGACGGCCTTCCACCATTTTAGTAAATGGGAAGGAAGCCGATACGAAAGATTTGATTTCCAACGGGGATACGATTGAAATCACATTAGGGCAAAATGGAAAAGATGCGTATGCGACTGTCCGGGATTTGCTGGATGATATGGTATCGATCCACGCCACAATTGATGGCGAGCCTGTCACGCTGGCGCCCGAAGTGTCTTTGAACGGGGCCAGTGTCAGTTTGGACACGGCCGTTCAAGATCGGGATGAAATAGTTATTTTCCATCCGCGAACCGTGGCGGACGCTCTCGCTACATTGGGGAAGAAGGACTTGATTCAACCGGTTTTCACCTTGCAGGTCGATGGCAAGACAGTGACTCTCAAAGGGCAAGCGACTGAATACTACCTAGGGGCGGCTCCCATCTCCCTATCCTATATCATCCGGGATGGCGATGAGATTACAATTCGCCCAGCTGCTTCCCCGACCGTAGAAAACATTGCGGCTGAACTCGGCAAGAAGTTGGAGGAAACGGCAACAGTCACATTCAACGGCGCAGCTCTCGATTTGAAGAAGCCGCTTCATGCTGTCATCTTGAATGGACAACCCGCTGGTGGCAAAACGGCAGTGAAACCCGGCGATCGGCTGGAAATGAACCCGCTCGGACAAAGTGGATTCACGTTCAGTGATATTTTCGCCTTTACGGACTATACGCTTCCGGGAAGTTCGGCCAGTCAATACAAACTGTTGCGGAATGGGACTCCGATCGGTTTCCACTATCCCATTTTCGGCGGTGATTCATTGGAAATCATTTTCTATTGA
- the ccpA gene encoding catabolite control protein A, whose protein sequence is MAVTIYDVAREANVSMATVSRVVNGNQNVKPATRKKVLEVIERLGYRPNAVARGLASKKTTTVGVIVPDIAKSYYAELLRGIADIATMYDYNILLSNSDESTTREIELLENHLGQQVDGLIFMSDSISDEVRAEISTANVPIVLAGSLDFENQLPTVNIDFEEAAYEAVAKLIEHGHKQILFVSGPFTRDINSICKKSGYTRALQDAGLTVDESLIIETDGMYDHVYEIWSELSDLPGKPTAIFASNDVIALGIFNGIRDAGLTVPDDYEIICFEHSLLARVVRPQLTTIAVPLYDLGAVSMRLLTKLMNGEEVEEQQVILPYRLEERGTL, encoded by the coding sequence ATGGCTGTAACGATTTACGATGTTGCCAGGGAAGCGAATGTTTCCATGGCTACCGTATCTCGTGTTGTGAATGGCAATCAAAATGTCAAACCCGCAACACGAAAAAAAGTGCTTGAGGTCATCGAGCGGCTTGGATACCGCCCGAATGCCGTGGCAAGAGGACTTGCCAGCAAGAAAACGACGACAGTCGGTGTCATCGTCCCGGATATCGCCAAAAGTTATTATGCGGAACTATTGCGAGGCATCGCGGATATCGCGACAATGTACGACTACAATATTCTACTCTCGAACTCCGATGAGAGCACAACGAGGGAAATTGAATTGTTGGAGAATCATCTAGGTCAACAGGTGGACGGCCTGATCTTCATGAGTGATTCCATTTCGGATGAAGTACGGGCTGAAATATCGACGGCCAACGTACCGATTGTGTTGGCAGGTTCTTTGGACTTTGAAAATCAATTGCCGACCGTCAATATCGATTTTGAAGAGGCTGCCTACGAGGCGGTAGCCAAGCTGATCGAACATGGCCATAAACAGATTCTATTCGTCTCGGGTCCATTTACAAGGGACATCAACTCCATCTGTAAAAAATCAGGCTATACGCGCGCTCTTCAGGATGCCGGCCTGACGGTGGATGAATCCCTGATCATCGAAACGGACGGCATGTACGATCACGTGTATGAGATATGGAGCGAGCTCAGCGACTTGCCGGGCAAGCCGACTGCCATTTTTGCAAGCAATGACGTCATCGCGTTAGGGATCTTCAATGGAATCCGGGATGCGGGATTGACTGTTCCCGATGATTATGAAATCATCTGCTTCGAGCACTCCTTGTTAGCCCGGGTCGTGCGTCCGCAATTGACGACTATTGCAGTTCCGCTCTATGACCTCGGAGCAGTTTCCATGCGTTTGCTGACGAAACTGATGAACGGGGAAGAAGTGGAAGAGCAGCAAGTCATCTTGCCCTACCGGCTTGAGGAACGGGGCACTCTGTAA
- a CDS encoding DUF948 domain-containing protein has translation MENLLYIAAIVAALAFLILCVSLAITLVSLKRTLQSVSETMDGLTTQLEGITSETSELLNKTNKLAEDIQEKSEKLNSVVDAVKGVGESVSGFNSSIMRVSDSITTEAERNSDKIAQVVQWSNVVLGILDKVKERREETSDGWTVYKPVAGQKRLPSPADRFQ, from the coding sequence TTGGAGAACTTATTGTACATAGCGGCCATCGTCGCTGCCCTTGCATTTCTTATTTTGTGTGTGAGCCTTGCCATCACCCTAGTTTCATTGAAACGGACATTGCAATCCGTTTCGGAAACGATGGATGGGCTAACGACCCAACTTGAAGGAATCACCTCGGAAACGAGCGAACTGCTGAACAAGACGAACAAACTGGCTGAAGACATCCAGGAGAAATCAGAAAAGCTGAACTCGGTTGTTGATGCGGTAAAAGGTGTAGGCGAGTCTGTAAGTGGATTCAATTCATCCATCATGCGCGTCAGCGACTCGATTACGACCGAAGCCGAACGGAATAGCGATAAGATCGCCCAAGTGGTCCAATGGAGCAACGTCGTTCTCGGGATTCTTGATAAAGTGAAGGAGCGGAGAGAAGAAACATCTGATGGTTGGACCGTCTATAAGCCCGTAGCAGGGCAGAAACGGCTTCCCAGTCCGGCAGACCGCTTTCAATAA